The following coding sequences lie in one Xiphias gladius isolate SHS-SW01 ecotype Sanya breed wild chromosome 24, ASM1685928v1, whole genome shotgun sequence genomic window:
- the cbx3a gene encoding chromobox protein homolog 3a isoform X2 gives MGKKQNTKGKKDAQETQEEPEEFVVEKVLDQRIVNGKVEFYLKWKGFTDADNTWEPEENLDCPELISAFLESQKNVAEKPAPVKRKASTDEPETEAKKKDVAEKPRGFARNLDPERIIGATDSSGELMFLMKWKDSDEADLVPAREANTRCPQVVISFYEERLTWHSCPEDEAQ, from the exons ATGGGCAAGAAGCAGAATACCAAGGGAAAGAAGGATGCACAGGAGACACAGGAGGAACCGGAAGAATTTGTTGTGGAAAAAGTACTGGACCAGCGTATAGTCAATGGGAAAGTAGAATTCTACTTGAAGTGGAAAGGATTTACAGA TGCTGACAATACCTGGGAGCCAGAGGAGAACCTGGATTGTCCGGAGCTGATTTCAGCGTTTTTGGAGTCGCAGAAGAACGTTGCAGAGAAGCCTGCTCCCGTTAAGAGGAAGGCCTCAACAGATGAGCCAGAGACggaagcaaaaaagaaagatgtg GCTGAGAAACCGCGTGGCTTTGCTAGAAACCTTGACCCAGAACGGATCATTGGTGCAACAGACAGTAGCGGAGAGTTGATGTTCTTAATGAAATG GAAAGACTCAGACGAAGCGGATTTGGTCCCAGCACGTGAGGCGAACACTCGCTGCCCTCAGGTGGTCATTTCCTTCTACGAGGAGAGACTGACATGGCATTCCTGTCCGGAGGATGAAGCTCAGTAG
- the cbx3a gene encoding chromobox protein homolog 3a isoform X1 codes for MERREHIMGKKQNTKGKKDAQETQEEPEEFVVEKVLDQRIVNGKVEFYLKWKGFTDADNTWEPEENLDCPELISAFLESQKNVAEKPAPVKRKASTDEPETEAKKKDVAEKPRGFARNLDPERIIGATDSSGELMFLMKWKDSDEADLVPAREANTRCPQVVISFYEERLTWHSCPEDEAQ; via the exons ATGGAGCGCAGAG AGCACATCATGGGCAAGAAGCAGAATACCAAGGGAAAGAAGGATGCACAGGAGACACAGGAGGAACCGGAAGAATTTGTTGTGGAAAAAGTACTGGACCAGCGTATAGTCAATGGGAAAGTAGAATTCTACTTGAAGTGGAAAGGATTTACAGA TGCTGACAATACCTGGGAGCCAGAGGAGAACCTGGATTGTCCGGAGCTGATTTCAGCGTTTTTGGAGTCGCAGAAGAACGTTGCAGAGAAGCCTGCTCCCGTTAAGAGGAAGGCCTCAACAGATGAGCCAGAGACggaagcaaaaaagaaagatgtg GCTGAGAAACCGCGTGGCTTTGCTAGAAACCTTGACCCAGAACGGATCATTGGTGCAACAGACAGTAGCGGAGAGTTGATGTTCTTAATGAAATG GAAAGACTCAGACGAAGCGGATTTGGTCCCAGCACGTGAGGCGAACACTCGCTGCCCTCAGGTGGTCATTTCCTTCTACGAGGAGAGACTGACATGGCATTCCTGTCCGGAGGATGAAGCTCAGTAG